One bacterium genomic window carries:
- a CDS encoding class I SAM-dependent methyltransferase: MTFGNVYEDRERAESYARLEFPGTYYLAYRDLPSLIAEHVNGYAALDFGCGAGRSTRFVKRLGMTAVGIDISAEMLTQARRLDPEGDYRLVADGELGDWRGERFDLVLSVFTFDNVPTREKKVALFRGLRGLLRAGGRMINLVSAPEIYVNEWASFTTRDFPENRAARSGDRVRIIMTDVADRRPVEDIVWSDAAYRDVYDAAGLTVVATHQPLGRSDEPFEWKSELTIAPWTIYVLAPA; this comes from the coding sequence ATGACCTTCGGGAACGTGTACGAGGATCGGGAACGCGCTGAATCGTATGCGCGGCTGGAGTTTCCGGGCACCTACTACCTCGCCTACCGCGACTTGCCGTCGCTCATCGCCGAGCATGTCAACGGCTATGCGGCGTTGGATTTCGGCTGCGGCGCGGGACGCTCGACCCGCTTCGTGAAGCGTCTGGGCATGACCGCCGTCGGCATCGACATCTCCGCTGAGATGCTGACTCAGGCGCGACGCCTGGATCCCGAAGGGGACTACCGTCTGGTCGCCGACGGCGAACTGGGGGACTGGCGCGGCGAACGGTTCGACCTGGTCTTGTCGGTCTTCACCTTCGACAACGTCCCGACCCGCGAAAAGAAGGTCGCGCTGTTCCGCGGGTTGCGCGGCCTGCTGCGCGCCGGCGGACGGATGATCAACCTCGTCTCGGCGCCGGAGATCTACGTCAACGAGTGGGCGTCATTCACCACGCGCGACTTCCCCGAAAACCGCGCGGCCCGAAGCGGCGACCGTGTGCGCATCATCATGACCGATGTCGCCGACCGCCGTCCGGTCGAGGACATTGTCTGGAGCGATGCGGCATACCGCGACGTTTATGACGCTGCGGGACTGACGGTCGTCGCGACCCATCAACCGCTGGGACGTTCTGATGAGCCCTTCGAGTGGAAATCGGAACTGACAATTGCGCCGTGGACTATCTATGTGCTGGCGCCGGCCTGA
- a CDS encoding FlgD immunoglobulin-like domain containing protein produces the protein MGALRLLCKTLIVAVVALGAPSAAVAGLQTSKSEFERRAAEYDQALITPAQATPEQHHLIAVSLAAHHAQSSDLSEMLRVLDELAALVTYLPQSDTSFWWDGAQWVPSNRTTYTYSGAKLTETVFQSTGDGVNWVNETRSVNTYDGSGRLATSTSMTWSGAWVNATMATFTYDGSGNVATSLSQTWSGSAWVNEFYSTMTYSGSNLATTITQIWSGSAWVNMRKDIYTYGGFGLSEILTQAWTGAWIDAERVVYSYDGSGRRTQQLSQLWRNSSWRNWFKYDFGYDGATTNEILNVRSDWDTAGSAWVAFSADTTRYSSNRRIEMVTAYFTFPSVMRFLYAYDGPGNLSEIINQNGFGSNWMNFSRTVIVYTMAGVFDDESAGGLPAGFTVSQNYPNPFNLGTTIPYTLSGDGPVRISVSNIVGQTVATLVEGFQPAGSYTAYWDGRDPTGRAMASGVYFFRAEIGGQTQVRKMVLLK, from the coding sequence ATGGGTGCTTTGCGATTGCTTTGCAAGACCCTGATTGTGGCGGTCGTGGCGCTAGGCGCACCGTCAGCGGCAGTGGCGGGGTTGCAAACGTCTAAATCGGAATTCGAACGCCGGGCGGCAGAGTACGATCAAGCGCTCATAACACCAGCGCAGGCCACTCCCGAGCAACACCATCTTATCGCCGTCTCCCTGGCGGCGCACCACGCCCAGTCTTCCGACCTTTCGGAGATGCTGCGGGTTCTCGACGAGCTTGCGGCGCTCGTCACATACCTGCCGCAGTCGGACACGAGCTTTTGGTGGGACGGAGCTCAGTGGGTTCCGTCCAACCGAACCACGTACACCTATTCCGGCGCCAAGTTGACCGAGACGGTGTTTCAGTCAACCGGGGACGGCGTAAACTGGGTCAACGAGACCAGATCGGTCAATACCTATGACGGCAGTGGGCGCTTGGCCACCAGCACGTCGATGACCTGGTCTGGCGCGTGGGTCAATGCGACGATGGCGACCTTTACCTATGATGGCAGCGGAAACGTCGCCACATCGCTGAGCCAGACGTGGAGCGGGAGCGCCTGGGTAAACGAGTTTTACTCCACGATGACTTACTCCGGCTCCAACCTCGCGACCACGATAACGCAGATCTGGTCTGGTTCTGCCTGGGTCAATATGCGCAAGGATATCTACACATACGGCGGCTTCGGTCTATCAGAGATACTGACTCAGGCATGGACGGGCGCCTGGATCGACGCCGAGCGGGTCGTCTACAGTTACGACGGGAGCGGACGGAGAACCCAGCAACTTTCACAGCTGTGGCGCAACAGCTCCTGGCGGAACTGGTTTAAGTACGATTTCGGCTACGATGGGGCGACCACAAACGAAATCCTCAACGTGCGCTCCGATTGGGATACCGCCGGCTCTGCCTGGGTCGCGTTTTCGGCGGACACGACCCGCTACTCCTCCAACAGACGAATCGAAATGGTGACGGCCTACTTCACGTTCCCATCCGTAATGCGGTTCCTCTACGCTTACGATGGTCCAGGTAACCTTTCGGAGATCATCAATCAGAACGGATTTGGCTCAAATTGGATGAATTTCAGCCGAACCGTAATCGTTTACACCATGGCCGGTGTGTTCGATGATGAAAGCGCGGGCGGGCTGCCCGCCGGTTTCACTGTCTCCCAGAACTATCCGAACCCGTTCAATCTTGGCACGACAATTCCCTACACACTCTCCGGCGACGGCCCCGTTCGCATCAGCGTGAGCAACATCGTGGGCCAGACTGTCGCCACCTTGGTTGAGGGCTTCCAGCCGGCCGGCTCTTACACCGCCTATTGGGATGGCCGCGATCCCACCGGCCGCGCCATGGCCAGCGGCGTCTACTTCTTCCGCGCCGAGATCGGCGGACAGACCCAGGTGCGCAAGATGGTGCTGCTGAAGTAG